The Bacillota bacterium genome includes the window ATGGGCCGGAACACATACACAGTGAACATCGCCCCTTTGTGAACGGGTCACCCACATTTAGTACTGTTGAGTGTTCGCTTAAGACGGCGATATCGGAGGGGCTTTCGCCTGTGGCTCGGATTACTTTTACCCCTGCTACAGTAGGGAATCTTGCAAACAGCGTTAAGTACCTTGCTGAACTTGGATGCTCAGAGATCAAACCCGTGCCGGATTATTTCAATTCGGATTGGGATGAAAAAAGCTTTGCCGTGTGCAAAGCTGAAATAAGGGAGATTGCAAACTGGCTTAGTGAAAACCCGAATGTTACAATACCTGTCCTCACGCAAAAAAGTAAACGACCGATGAAGCCTTGCTATGCCGGTGCCGATCACTCGTATTTTGTCATCGGTCCAGATGCTAATCTTTACCCTTGTTCGTATGTTGTGAATCAGCCGGAATTTAGGATCGGTAACATCCTTGAAGGTTTTGACGACGAGAAAATAATGCGTATTTACAGTGGAGTAAGCTCTGAGGAACGGAAGAACACATGCGGGAAGTGCGCTTATTTTGAATGCTGTGAGAGTGCAAGGTGTGTACTGGTAAATTACCGGCTATCCGGTAACATAAATCTTCCTTCGGGTTTTTACTGCCAATATCAGCAGTTGCTCTTTAGTTTAACCGATAAGTTCTCGGGCAATGCACAGGGAAAGCTGAGAATCAGGGCTAGAAAAAGAGCACAATCTTAAGTGGAAGGAGGTGTTAATATGTCGTTAGAAATCAAACCCTCGTCCGAAGATGTCGAGGTATTTGGTCTTGATGTTGAGCCGTACTTGTGTTGGAGTGATTGTTACAGCTACTATCACTATTCATCTTACTATTACAACGGCGGCTGTGGTTGGCGTTGGGACTGTGCCGGCACTTGCTGGTATTAGAATAATGCAGCCCTGAGACAGCCCTGTGCATGCCCTTTAAAAGATGGGTTATCTTCAGGAGGTGTTTTTATGGATGGTAGAGTTAGGTTATCTAATAAAGTTAGGTTAATAGAGGGCCCTGAGAGAGCGTTACTAGTTAATCTGCAAAACGGTAAGTGGGCACGGCTTCCTAACGATCTAGCAAAGATGATTACTTCTGCGGCTGCATCGGAATGGGTGCATGCGAATGCTCTATCGCATGCATACCAATCATTAGGCATAGACACGTGCTCAATGGAGCGAATGTTTGATAACCTCCTCAGGGCAGGTATTTTATTACGGCAAGGCCAAGATCCCCCACCCGGGCCGCGGGAAGTTTTCGAGGCATATATTATCGTGACCGACCGCTGTAACCTTTC containing:
- a CDS encoding radical SAM protein, which codes for MLVTLYLTDMCNLDCSYCYFKNKTKNRLTHDQIGRVIDFVFEQIKKSNEGSIGIVFSGGEPLLEFPLLANTVTKVINEAARLDVSSSFVITTNGTLLSCQVIDFLKNKPISLAISIDGPEHIHSEHRPFVNGSPTFSTVECSLKTAISEGLSPVARITFTPATVGNLANSVKYLAELGCSEIKPVPDYFNSDWDEKSFAVCKAEIREIANWLSENPNVTIPVLTQKSKRPMKPCYAGADHSYFVIGPDANLYPCSYVVNQPEFRIGNILEGFDDEKIMRIYSGVSSEERKNTCGKCAYFECCESARCVLVNYRLSGNINLPSGFYCQYQQLLFSLTDKFSGNAQGKLRIRARKRAQS